Within Nematostella vectensis chromosome 1, jaNemVect1.1, whole genome shotgun sequence, the genomic segment TGTAACTACATTTCTACCCTCGCAAACCCGAAAATCTAGGAGACAGAAACCAGTGTGCTTCCGAACATCACGCGTTAAACCTGATCTCTTTATAAGAGCATATTTCAAAAGGgtcttcaattttttttacgaactACGGTCGCTGTTTTCCAAACTTCAATATTCAAGAACACACTCTTGTATTTGATCGCTTTTCAAATGGATGGATTTGTTAGAAAACATAAGGTCCTTCTGAATAGAGTCGGGCCAACTTAACCATCAACTTTTTATTTGCTGAGTACTCCTCCCCTCCCTGATATCACGAAGCATTTATACTGATAGGATAGGCAATGCAAAGACATAGACATAAGggatatttgtttttcattgaCAAAATgtactttattttatatcttCAATCTAAAATGTACAACAGATATTCGTAATAACTTAATCACAAGACTATAAACATATGTTAAAGATGTTAGTCGAATCTGTAAGGTATTGATCCATACACGCCCATCAGTCCTATGGCGGCGGCTAACTCGTCAGCCGTGTGAGTTTGACTGGAAGGTGCGCACATCCACGGACTCGGGATGCCTGTGGCGAGTCTTGAGCTTGTGAGGTATGACGGGAAGACTGGCGCAGGCGCAGTACAGTCCACGTGTGATAGCGGCTTAGTGTTGCTGTAAGTAAGCAGAGGAGCTGGAGGGACATGACTCGACTCGGATGATTTCTGGATGGGACGGATCGATGCTGAAGATACGACAGATGATTGTACTGATCGAACTTCTGTCTTCCTTTTTTGTCTGTTTTGACGAGAACGACGATTTTGAAACCAAACCTGAGACAAAGAATAAAGCAAT encodes:
- the LOC125567991 gene encoding homeobox protein OTX1 A-like; the protein is MSYVSMKRTNPYSDENDYHSVPSNPRKSHRRQRTFFSKEQTVILEGAFQYERFPGIQIREKLARELDIDESRIQVWFQNRRSRQNRQKRKTEVRSVQSSVVSSASIRPIQKSSESSHVPPAPLLTYSNTKPLSHVDCTAPAPVFPSYLTSSRLATGIPSPWMCAPSSQTHTADELAAAIGLMGVYGSIPYRFD